Proteins encoded by one window of Aphis gossypii isolate Hap1 chromosome X, ASM2018417v2, whole genome shotgun sequence:
- the LOC114132461 gene encoding arylsulfatase B-like, with protein MEVTRLSLWVLVALAAVLQPARPQTSKPNIVFILADDLGWNDLSFHGSDEIPTPNIDALAFNGVVLNNLYTQPVCTPSRVALMTGKYPIKLGMQGPPTYGAEPNGLPLSEKLLPEYLRELGYTTRAIGKWHLGFYKPAYTPTRRGFDSHFGYYTGYVSYYDYILQDVYQNFGEFQGFDMRRNDTIAWDVAGKYATDVFTDEAVRLIKEQPADRPLFMYLAHVAVHTGNRGKNLEAPQSEINKFNHILDPNRRTYAAMVSKLDESVGRVVEALAEKNILQNTIIVFMSDNGSPSFDSSGRNYGSNVGVTANWGSNFPYRGIKNTLWEGGVKSASFIWAPQFQENPRVSKQLMHITDWLPTLYSAAGGNPGFLPKNLDGYDQWTSLTLNLPSLRNFVLLNIDEKQRYAGILKDNWKLIVGSTANGSLDGFFGATRPRTPYNASAVLYSPTGRALARLSNSLPFAAGGSPLSGVRDLLAMRYESTIRCNPSAEGPRARSPCPSGEACLFDLASDPCETNNVAKKYVTVSGQLYEALKYYRRLLVPQTNRPFDPAANPARFNNTWSSWMLY; from the exons GGATGGAACGACTTGAGTTTTCACGGTTCTGATGAAATCCCGACGCCTAACATTGATGCACTGGCATTCAACGGTGTTGTgcttaacaatttatacactCAACCGGTGTGCACGCCGTCTCGAGTGGCACTGATGACTGGAAAGTATCCCattaaattag gtATGCAAGGTCCTCCGACTTACGGTGCCGAACCAAATGGCTTACCGCTATCGGAGAAACTGTTACCAGAATATCTCAGAGAATTGGGATACACGACTCGAGCCATAGGAAAATGGCATTTGGGTTTCTACAAACCGGCCTATACGCCCACGCGGCGAGGTTTCGACTCGCACTTTGGCTATTACACCGGATACGTCAGTTACTACGATTACATACTTCAAGACGTC TATCAGAATTTTGGCGAATTCCAAGGATTTGACATGCGACGAAACGACACTATCGCGTGGGACGTTGCCGGCAAATACGCCACTGACGTGTTCACCGACGAAGCCGTGCGATTGATCAAAGAACAGCCAGCCGATCGGCCTCTGTTCATGTATTTAGCGCACGTAGCCGTGCACACGGGCAACAGAGGTAAGAATTTGGAGGCACCGCAGTCCGAAATCAACAAATTTAATCACATTTTGGATCCGAACCGGCGAACTTATGCAG CGATGGTATCCAAATTAGACGAGTCTGTGGGTCGAGTTGTGGAGGCGCTAGCAGAAAAGAACATTTTGCAGAACACTATTATCGTGTTCATGTCAGACAACGGTTCGCCGTCGTTTGATAGTTCCGGTCGAAATTATGGATCCAACGTCGGTGTAACAGCCAACTGGGGTTCCAATTTCCCGTACAGAGGT ataaagAACACGTTGTGGGAAGGTGGCGTTAAGAGCGCGTCTTTCATCTGGGCTCCGCAATTTCAAGAAAATCCTCGCGTTTCCAAACAGCTTATGCACATCACTGATTGGTTGCCGACCTTATACTCTGCTGCAG GAGGAAATCCAGGATTTTTACCAAAGAATCTGGATGGATACGATCAATGGACATCTCTCACATTAAATTTACCGTCGCTCCGTAATTTCGTTTTGCTGAATATAGACGAAAAACAGCGTTATGCAGGTATTCTCAAAGACAACTGGAAATTAATCGTcg GTTCGACGGCGAACGGGTCACTGGACGGTTTCTTCGGGGCGACCAGACCGCGGACGCCGTACAACGCCAGCGCTGTGCTGTACAGCCCGACCGGACGCGCTCTCGCCCGCCTGTCGAACTCTCTGCCGTTCGCGGCGGGCGGAAGTCCGCTGAGCGGCGTCCGCGACCTGTTGGCCATGCGGTACGAGTCGACGATCCGGTGCAACCCGTCGGCCGAGGGACCGCGGGCCCGGTCTCCGTGCCCGTCCGGGGAGGCGTGCCTGTTCGACCTGGCCTCCGACCCGTGCGAGACCAACAACGTGGCCAAAAAGTACGTGACGGTCAGCGGACAGCTGTACGAGGCGCTCAAGTACTACAGGCGGCTGCTGGTGCCGCAGACCAACCGGCCGTTCGACCCGGCCGCCAACCCGGCCCGGTTCAACAACACGTGGTCCAGCTGGATGCTGTACTGA
- the LOC114132470 gene encoding cuticle protein 7-like: MAAKSSYCRSVAVFVVAACAAASAFPFQPTTSLHDAPIVAEHVDDAGAVAHKPGSTYHFQYAVHDPVTGDEKSQNEVGDGHGSVKGSYSLVEADGSTRVVEYTADDVHGFRAEVKRIEPSAKHRQQHSGEPSAAIADAEIPSYKFGDFSAENAAAAAAAAQPAADFELQQSLHYNYPMQQHQPELHFTSSHRRR; the protein is encoded by the exons ATGGCCGCTAAG TCGTCGTATTGCCGTTCGGTCGCAGTGTTCGTCGTGGCCGCGTGCGCCGCGGCCTCGGCGTTTCCGTTCCAGCCGACGACGTCACTGCACGACGCGCCGATCGTTGCCGAGCACGTCGATGACGCCGGCGCCGTCGCGCACAAGCCCGGCTCGACTTATCACTTCCAGTACGCGGTCCACGACCCTGTGACCGGCGACGAGAAGAGCCAGAACGAGGTGGGCGACGGTCACGGGTCGGTCAAAGGCTCGTACAGCCTGGTCGAGGCGGACGGCTCCACCCGCGTAGTGGAGTACACGGCCGACGACGTTCACGGATTTAGGGCCGAGGTGAAGAGGATCGAACCGTCGGCGAAGCACCGTCAACAACACTCCGGCGAGCCGTCCGCGGCCATCGCCGACGCCGAAATCCCTTCGTACAAGTTTGGCGACTTTTCCGCCGAAAACGCCGCcgcagccgccgccgccgcccaaCCGGCAGCCGACTTCGAGCTGCAACAGTCGCTACACTACAACTATCCGATGCAGCAACACCAACCCGAATTGCACTTTACCTCGTCGCACCGTCGCCGTTGA